Proteins encoded together in one Lathyrus oleraceus cultivar Zhongwan6 chromosome 5, CAAS_Psat_ZW6_1.0, whole genome shotgun sequence window:
- the LOC127079384 gene encoding uncharacterized protein LOC127079384, producing the protein MSIPLILIKNLVKRNQVWKMLIRVVDFWVVREKTGLQHLELVIQDTKGDQIHVTIHNREFKDWIEQLIEHETYCLYNGEPMVNDGTFEVCPNKLKLVFNGGTIVSKMQIPAIPLHQFKFKAIDDFLNGKFTTDLLYDVVGVLQDVVKTQMGGGGKKSCVNITLGNEAGNVIRVALWEDYAKQFMSYNNSNNFPGPTLLILTHAWLASTQLSITLSTSLTQASQSFVQSGNKNWTNLNEIKSIGQISDTIKDCFTTTIGTTKRFKSSKFGWYFESCPNCKTSNKSHGNKFECVCGVKDVKLVTKYKIEIEVEFDNHVGCFVFWDKDCIPYINMTDRELRQLMEGAGEDNPTIYPIHLDKLLNKKLAFRIKYQSLYGQLSIVTILNEPSVY; encoded by the exons ATGTCAATACCACTTATTCTCATTAAGAATTTGGTGAAACGAAATCAGGTGTGGAAGATGCTAATTCGAGTTGTTGATTTTTGGGTTGTAAGAGAGAAAACTGGATTGCAGCATCTTGAATTGGTCATACAAGATACGAAG GGTGATCAAATCCACGTGACCATTCACAACCGAGAATTTAAAGATTGGATTGAACAACTTATCGAGCATGAAACCTATTGTCTATACAATGGAGAGCCTATGGTTAATGACGGCACTTTTGAAGTCTGCCCAAACAAGTTGAAACTTGTATTCAACGGAGGAACCATTGTTTCTAAAATGCAAATACCCGCAATACCGCTACACCAATTCAAGTTTAAGGCTATTGATGATTTTCTTAATGGAAAATTCACCACTGATCTCTTATATG ACGTTGTAGGTGTTCTACAAGATGTTGTCAAAACACAAATGGGTGGTGGTGGTAAGAAATCTTGTGTCAATATTACTCTAGGTAATGAAGCTGGCAATGTTATTCGGGTCGCATTATGGGAAGATTACGCTAAACAATTCATGAGCTATAACAACTCTAACAATTTTCCTGGTCCAACACTACTTATTTTAACACATGCATG GCTAGCATCAACCCAATTATCAATTACACTGTCTACTTCTCTCACTCAAGCATCGCAATCATTTGTACAATCTGGCAACAAGAACTGGACTAACCTGAACGAGATCAAGAGTATCGGTCAAATTAGTGACACCATAAAG GATTGTTTTACCACAACCATCGGCACAACCAAACGATTTAAGTCCTCAAAGTTTGGATGGTATTTTGAGTCTTGCCCGAATTGCAAGACATCAAATAAGTCACATGGAAATAAGTTCGAGTGTGTCTGCGGAGTTAAAGATGTTAAGCTTGTTACAAA ATACAAAATAGAAATCGAAGTTGAGTTCGATAATCACGTTGGATGCTTTGTGTTTTGGGATAAAGATTGTATCCCATACATTAATATGACTGATAGGGAATTGAGACAACTAATGGAGGGG GCTGGAGAGGACAACCCCACAATATATCCAATACACCTAGACAAGCTTCTGAATAAAAAGCTAGCATTTAGAATCAAATATCAATCTTTGTATGGCCAATTATCTATTGTCACAATCCTTAATGAGCCTTCTGTTTACTGA